Proteins co-encoded in one Nonomuraea helvata genomic window:
- a CDS encoding ATP-binding protein, whose product MDPVRNPYAPGAGQRPPELAGRDRELQQFEVVLERVARGRPERSMVVTGLRGVGKTVLLNTFKSMAMQRLWGTGKIEARPDQSIRRPVAAALHMAIRELAPRHRAPERIEEFLGVLKAFAMRDPAAAKGASHWSPGIEVPASRGRADSGDLEIDLTELFVDAAGVATDLAVGIALFIDEMQDVQPADVSALCAACHELSQSGGPLIVVGAGLPHLPSVLSASKSYSERLFRYARIDKLDREAADLALILPAREEEVEFTQEALDALYEAADGYPYFVQAYGKVAWDLAPRSPITLDDVKVSAPEAEEELAVGFFGSRYERATPAERDYMHAMAQIGDEPVATAEVADALGRKPSSLSPARDSLIKKGLIYSAERGLIAFTVPHFGKFLRAQPV is encoded by the coding sequence GTGGACCCTGTGCGAAACCCCTACGCCCCCGGCGCCGGGCAACGTCCGCCGGAGCTCGCCGGGCGCGACCGTGAGCTGCAGCAGTTCGAGGTCGTGCTGGAGCGGGTGGCCCGTGGCCGTCCCGAGCGCAGCATGGTCGTCACCGGCCTGCGGGGCGTCGGCAAGACCGTCCTGCTCAACACGTTCAAGTCCATGGCCATGCAGCGGCTGTGGGGCACGGGCAAGATCGAGGCCCGGCCCGACCAGTCGATCAGGCGTCCCGTGGCGGCCGCGCTGCACATGGCCATCCGCGAGCTGGCCCCACGCCACCGCGCTCCCGAGCGCATCGAGGAGTTCCTGGGGGTGCTGAAGGCGTTCGCCATGCGCGATCCGGCGGCGGCCAAGGGCGCCTCGCACTGGTCGCCCGGCATCGAGGTGCCCGCCAGCCGCGGGCGCGCCGACTCCGGCGACCTGGAGATCGACCTCACCGAGCTTTTCGTCGACGCGGCGGGCGTGGCCACCGACCTGGCGGTGGGCATCGCCCTGTTCATCGACGAGATGCAGGACGTGCAGCCCGCCGACGTCTCCGCGCTCTGCGCCGCCTGTCACGAGCTGTCACAGTCGGGCGGGCCGCTGATCGTCGTGGGCGCCGGGCTGCCGCACCTGCCGAGCGTGCTGTCGGCCAGCAAGAGCTATTCCGAACGGCTCTTCCGCTACGCGCGCATCGACAAGCTGGACCGGGAGGCGGCCGATCTCGCGCTGATCCTTCCGGCGCGCGAGGAAGAGGTGGAGTTCACCCAGGAGGCCCTCGACGCCCTCTACGAGGCGGCCGACGGCTATCCCTACTTCGTGCAGGCGTACGGCAAGGTCGCCTGGGACCTCGCCCCGCGCAGTCCGATCACCCTCGACGACGTCAAGGTCTCCGCGCCGGAGGCCGAGGAGGAGCTCGCAGTCGGGTTCTTCGGCAGCCGCTACGAGCGGGCCACCCCGGCGGAGCGCGACTACATGCACGCCATGGCCCAGATCGGCGACGAGCCGGTCGCCACCGCGGAGGTGGCCGACGCCCTCGGGCGAAAGCCGTCCAGCCTCTCGCCCGCCCGTGACAGCCTCATCAAGAAAGGGCTCATCTACAGCGCCGAGCGCGGCCTGATCGCGTTCACGGTGCCGCACTTCGGGAAGTTCCTGCGCGCTCAGCCGGTCTGA
- a CDS encoding sensor histidine kinase yields the protein MGGMKQEALGAGAAFAVGVVLIAGGTALERGVPTWVLCVPLAISCAGILVRQRVPLASLALGVVAVAIDAVVGPSLATVLVFTDNLYAAALYGPARFARWLLFIAAALAVGAGAVAVFLAENWWMLAVMGVQAGLVLVTPVTTAIVLREQRDRAAAERVRAEQVAHLAELDRQAAVAAERTRMARELHDMIANHFSAIAIQSTAALSRKDLDSATVRRVMESVRENSVKGLAEMRAMIGLLRQDGDDFAEATRPRLADAGTLVERVARAGLVVGLRVQGEVRELPAPVDLAGYRIVQEALTNALKHGGSPVQALISYEAGRVLVSVENAVGRRGERLPGAGAGVIGMRERALLVGGSFEAGLSGEGDVWRVEAALPLVDDQGSPAVDELAVLFRFGAGSHGEPVPSVLEVRAEEA from the coding sequence ATGGGGGGCATGAAGCAGGAGGCGCTGGGAGCCGGGGCCGCCTTCGCGGTGGGCGTGGTGCTCATCGCGGGCGGGACGGCTCTGGAACGTGGGGTGCCCACCTGGGTCCTGTGTGTGCCGCTGGCGATCTCCTGTGCCGGGATCCTGGTGCGGCAGCGGGTGCCGCTGGCCTCGCTGGCGCTGGGGGTTGTCGCGGTCGCCATCGACGCCGTCGTGGGGCCGTCCTTGGCGACGGTCCTGGTTTTCACTGACAACCTTTACGCCGCCGCGCTTTACGGGCCGGCGCGGTTCGCCCGGTGGTTGCTCTTCATCGCCGCTGCGCTCGCGGTGGGGGCCGGGGCCGTGGCCGTGTTCCTGGCCGAGAACTGGTGGATGCTCGCCGTCATGGGAGTGCAGGCGGGGCTGGTGCTGGTCACTCCTGTCACCACCGCGATCGTGCTGCGGGAGCAGCGGGATCGGGCGGCGGCCGAGCGGGTACGCGCCGAGCAGGTGGCTCATCTGGCCGAGCTCGATCGGCAGGCGGCGGTCGCGGCCGAGCGCACGCGGATGGCGCGGGAGTTGCACGACATGATCGCCAACCATTTCAGCGCCATCGCCATTCAGTCCACCGCCGCGCTTTCCCGTAAGGACCTGGATTCGGCCACGGTCCGGAGAGTCATGGAGTCCGTACGGGAGAACAGCGTGAAGGGGCTGGCCGAGATGCGAGCCATGATCGGGCTGCTGCGTCAGGACGGGGACGATTTCGCGGAAGCCACTCGGCCGCGGCTGGCCGATGCGGGAACACTGGTGGAGAGGGTGGCGCGGGCCGGGTTGGTCGTCGGATTGCGGGTTCAGGGGGAGGTTCGGGAACTGCCGGCCCCTGTTGATCTGGCCGGATACCGGATCGTGCAGGAGGCTCTCACCAACGCGCTCAAGCATGGCGGCTCGCCTGTTCAGGCCCTCATCTCGTACGAGGCGGGGCGGGTCCTGGTGAGTGTCGAGAACGCGGTCGGCCGGCGTGGGGAGCGGTTGCCCGGTGCCGGGGCCGGGGTGATCGGGATGCGGGAGCGGGCCTTGCTGGTCGGCGGTTCTTTCGAGGCTGGGTTGTCGGGGGAGGGCGATGTGTGGCGGGTGGAGGCAGCCCTCCCCCTTGTCGACGATCAAGGTTCACCCGCTGTCGACGAACTGGCCGTGCTGTTCCGATTCGGTGCGGGTTCTCATGGGGAACCCGTCCCATCCGTTCTGGAAGTACGGGCGGAGGAGGCGTGA
- a CDS encoding YciI family protein — translation MKYVILIHSNPQPWGHPTSDYLAAHQELPDDVRKRLNAEFEQVMSDLQANGELVGGEALGDPAAARLYRWQDGSPLTSDGPYSEAKEHLAGFFLIDVESQARAEEVAAKFAGPGETVELRPTMWPGGDDQ, via the coding sequence ATGAAGTACGTGATCCTGATCCACTCCAATCCGCAGCCGTGGGGGCACCCCACCAGCGACTACCTTGCTGCCCACCAGGAGCTGCCCGACGACGTGCGCAAGCGGCTGAACGCCGAGTTCGAGCAGGTGATGTCCGACCTGCAGGCCAACGGCGAACTGGTCGGCGGAGAGGCGCTCGGCGATCCCGCGGCCGCACGACTGTACCGGTGGCAGGACGGCTCCCCGCTGACGAGCGACGGCCCATACTCGGAGGCCAAGGAGCATCTAGCCGGGTTCTTCCTCATCGATGTCGAGAGCCAGGCCCGCGCGGAAGAGGTCGCCGCGAAGTTCGCCGGCCCAGGAGAGACGGTGGAGCTGCGGCCGACGATGTGGCCAGGCGGCGACGACCAATAG
- a CDS encoding YceI family protein: MTTRTWESLTVPAAGTYNLDVAHTRIGFVVKHMMVSKVRGHFGTFNGSVTIAENPLESTAELTIDAGSIDTGMPDRDGHLRSDDFLAAEKFPQITFRNARVVSHSDDEFTVVGDLTIRDVTKEVELKVEYGGAGTNPWGGAVWGYSISAEFDREDFGLTWNQALETGGVLVGKKIKIEIEGEANPAA; the protein is encoded by the coding sequence ATGACCACCCGCACCTGGGAGTCCCTGACCGTTCCCGCCGCCGGGACCTACAACCTGGACGTTGCCCACACCCGCATCGGTTTCGTGGTCAAGCACATGATGGTCAGCAAGGTCCGCGGCCACTTCGGCACCTTCAACGGCTCGGTCACGATCGCCGAGAACCCGCTCGAGTCCACCGCCGAGCTCACCATCGACGCCGGCAGCATCGACACGGGCATGCCCGACCGCGACGGTCACCTGCGCAGCGACGACTTCCTGGCCGCCGAGAAGTTCCCGCAGATCACCTTCAGGAACGCCCGCGTGGTCAGCCACTCGGACGACGAGTTCACCGTCGTCGGCGACCTGACCATCCGCGACGTGACCAAGGAGGTCGAGCTCAAGGTCGAGTACGGAGGCGCCGGCACCAACCCGTGGGGTGGCGCCGTATGGGGCTACTCGATCAGCGCGGAGTTCGACCGCGAGGACTTCGGCCTGACCTGGAACCAGGCTCTGGAGACCGGTGGCGTCCTGGTGGGCAAGAAGATCAAGATCGAGATCGAGGGCGAGGCCAACCCGGCCGCGTAG
- a CDS encoding response regulator transcription factor — translation MTIKVLVADDHAAVRAGIVLILDGVRDVEVVGEAGDGEQAVAMAREMRPDVVLMDVRMPRLDGISATRELAGISDVLILTTFDLDEYVFGALRAGAAGFLLKNTDADSLVEAVRLVARGDGLISPGVTRKLISAFAGQEPRREPAADPGSLTPREREVLACIGRGLSNAEIARELDMAEATTKTHVSRVLNKLGLKSRVQAAIYYSGERGLEA, via the coding sequence ATGACCATCAAGGTGTTGGTGGCTGACGATCATGCGGCTGTCCGCGCGGGGATCGTGCTGATTCTGGACGGCGTCCGCGATGTCGAGGTGGTCGGCGAGGCCGGGGATGGAGAGCAGGCCGTGGCCATGGCCCGGGAGATGCGACCCGACGTGGTGTTGATGGATGTACGCATGCCACGGCTCGACGGCATCTCCGCCACCCGGGAGCTGGCGGGCATCAGTGATGTGCTGATCCTCACCACGTTCGACCTCGATGAATATGTTTTCGGAGCGCTCCGGGCGGGAGCCGCCGGATTCTTGTTGAAGAACACGGACGCCGACTCGCTGGTCGAGGCCGTGCGGTTGGTGGCGCGCGGCGACGGGCTGATCTCTCCCGGGGTCACCCGGAAATTGATCTCGGCCTTCGCCGGTCAGGAGCCGCGCAGGGAGCCTGCGGCCGATCCAGGGAGCTTGACGCCCCGGGAACGGGAGGTGCTGGCGTGCATCGGGAGAGGGCTGTCCAACGCTGAAATCGCCAGAGAGCTGGATATGGCGGAGGCCACCACGAAGACGCATGTCAGTCGGGTGCTGAACAAGCTGGGGTTGAAGAGCCGGGTGCAGGCGGCGATTTACTACTCGGGCGAAAGGGGCCTGGAGGCTTAG
- a CDS encoding MaoC family dehydratase: protein MRTFANVQELKAAVGEKFGPTEWRTVTQEQVNLFADATDDHQWIHVDVERAKEGPFGGTIAHGYLSLSLLPSFMDEIVEVEGISMGINYGLNKVRFPRPIPVGARIRAVGELLDVKGTPAGYLSNLKMSIEVEGEKRPACIAETLSLYVPAE, encoded by the coding sequence ATGCGGACCTTCGCGAATGTTCAGGAACTCAAGGCGGCCGTCGGCGAGAAGTTCGGCCCGACAGAGTGGCGCACCGTCACCCAGGAACAGGTCAACCTCTTCGCCGACGCCACGGACGACCACCAGTGGATCCACGTTGATGTGGAGCGGGCCAAGGAGGGGCCGTTCGGGGGCACGATCGCCCACGGCTACCTGAGCCTGTCGCTGCTGCCGTCGTTCATGGACGAGATAGTCGAGGTCGAGGGCATCTCGATGGGGATCAACTACGGCCTCAACAAGGTCCGCTTCCCCAGGCCGATCCCCGTCGGCGCCCGGATCAGGGCCGTGGGCGAGCTGCTCGACGTCAAGGGCACGCCGGCCGGCTACCTGTCCAACCTGAAGATGTCGATCGAGGTGGAGGGCGAGAAGCGGCCGGCCTGCATCGCCGAGACGCTCAGCCTGTACGTCCCCGCCGAATAA
- a CDS encoding prolipoprotein diacylglyceryl transferase gives MADMPYHEIFVGLGVLVASVVFVREARTRGALNEQSLTAVAGALVGGAIGMRLAGWLETLDPQDLWLYGSRSILGGLTGAYVGVLIAKRIIGYKERTGDLFAPAVALGMAVGRIGCHLTEAPGRPTDLPWGVHAPPTTPECPGCLTGQAMHPSFVYEIIFQLAAFAALLWARKRLTQPGELFTLYLAAYAAFRFLVEFTRANETVWLDLTRPQWFLIPSLLLLALRLGYGWRRGYYDPLFERKVMT, from the coding sequence ATGGCTGACATGCCCTACCACGAGATCTTCGTCGGTCTCGGCGTGCTCGTGGCCTCCGTCGTCTTCGTACGGGAGGCGAGGACGAGAGGCGCGCTCAACGAGCAGTCGCTGACGGCGGTCGCCGGCGCCCTGGTCGGGGGAGCGATCGGGATGCGGCTGGCGGGCTGGCTCGAGACGCTCGACCCGCAGGACCTCTGGCTGTACGGCTCCCGCAGCATCCTCGGCGGCCTGACCGGCGCGTACGTGGGCGTGCTGATAGCCAAGAGGATCATCGGCTACAAGGAGCGGACCGGCGACCTGTTCGCCCCGGCCGTGGCGCTCGGCATGGCGGTCGGCCGGATCGGCTGCCACCTGACGGAGGCGCCGGGCAGGCCGACCGATCTGCCGTGGGGAGTGCACGCGCCCCCGACCACCCCCGAGTGCCCCGGCTGCCTCACCGGCCAGGCCATGCACCCGTCGTTCGTCTACGAGATCATCTTCCAGCTGGCGGCGTTCGCCGCGCTCCTGTGGGCGCGCAAGCGGCTGACCCAGCCGGGCGAGCTGTTCACGCTCTACCTGGCCGCGTACGCCGCCTTCCGCTTCCTCGTCGAGTTCACCAGGGCGAACGAGACGGTCTGGCTCGACCTGACCAGGCCCCAGTGGTTCCTGATCCCGAGCCTGCTGCTGCTCGCCCTCAGGCTCGGGTACGGCTGGCGGCGCGGCTACTACGATCCCCTTTTCGAGCGAAAGGTCATGACATGA
- a CDS encoding MauE/DoxX family redox-associated membrane protein: MLGSQLPLLIVLLLAGMVAKVSTVRSGGEPGALSRLGPAVLVPGRMQAAALLICAGGELVLAVGLLVTTHPIFRWGTVAFFALSTYVLLELRRRRPDAGCGCFGEVSAAPVGLRSIGRTLALTGMAGLSVWAPVPGWLAVTHPSWLTAAGVVVLAVLSPEIEELIDRVRFRAPCEQRRGPAESATLARLKASGTWRAHEGELSSAEPYDTWRELCWRFFAFQNHDQDDVVFAVYLSGRRPAVRMAVVSSEGSGSLPEYTPVSA, encoded by the coding sequence GTGCTCGGATCGCAGCTGCCGCTTCTGATCGTGCTGCTTCTCGCGGGCATGGTGGCCAAGGTGAGCACCGTGCGCTCCGGAGGTGAGCCCGGCGCGCTGTCCAGGCTGGGGCCCGCGGTCCTCGTGCCGGGCCGCATGCAGGCCGCCGCGCTGCTGATCTGCGCGGGCGGCGAACTGGTGCTGGCCGTGGGGCTGCTGGTCACCACGCATCCGATCTTCCGGTGGGGTACCGTCGCCTTCTTCGCCCTGTCCACGTACGTGCTGCTGGAGCTGCGCAGGCGGCGGCCGGACGCGGGCTGCGGCTGCTTCGGCGAGGTGAGCGCCGCACCGGTCGGACTGCGCTCGATCGGCAGGACACTCGCGCTGACCGGAATGGCGGGGTTGTCAGTATGGGCGCCGGTGCCGGGCTGGCTGGCCGTGACGCACCCGTCCTGGCTGACGGCCGCGGGGGTCGTCGTGCTCGCGGTCCTCTCCCCCGAGATCGAGGAGCTGATCGACCGCGTACGGTTCCGCGCCCCCTGCGAGCAACGCCGGGGCCCCGCCGAGTCGGCCACCCTCGCGCGCCTCAAGGCGAGCGGCACGTGGCGGGCCCACGAGGGCGAGCTCAGCTCGGCCGAGCCGTACGACACCTGGCGGGAGCTGTGCTGGCGCTTCTTCGCCTTCCAGAACCATGACCAGGACGACGTCGTCTTCGCCGTCTACCTCAGCGGCCGGCGCCCGGCGGTGCGGATGGCCGTGGTCAGCAGCGAGGGCAGCGGATCTCTGCCGGAATATACGCCAGTATCGGCCTGA
- a CDS encoding SigE family RNA polymerase sigma factor: MQTTGWEDEFREYVRARGPALLRAAHQLTGHPLDAEDLLQNALTKTYLAWNRIEDRGALDGYVRRAMVNINISQWRRRKLEEYPSDELPETCTSSEAPHGDVHEQLEQALDELPERMRAAIVLRYYEDMTEPEIARTLGISVGTVKSTVSRAMAKLRNALGRRTS; this comes from the coding sequence ATGCAGACCACCGGGTGGGAAGACGAGTTCCGCGAGTACGTGAGGGCGCGCGGTCCCGCCCTGCTGCGCGCCGCCCATCAGCTCACCGGGCATCCGCTGGACGCGGAGGACCTGCTGCAGAACGCGCTGACCAAGACGTACCTGGCCTGGAACCGGATCGAGGACCGGGGGGCGCTCGACGGCTATGTGCGGCGGGCCATGGTGAACATCAACATCTCGCAGTGGCGGCGGCGCAAGCTGGAGGAGTACCCGTCGGACGAGCTGCCCGAGACGTGCACCTCTTCGGAGGCGCCGCACGGGGATGTTCACGAGCAGCTGGAGCAGGCCCTGGACGAGCTGCCGGAGCGGATGAGGGCGGCGATCGTGCTGCGGTACTACGAGGACATGACGGAGCCGGAGATCGCCAGGACGCTGGGGATCAGCGTGGGCACGGTCAAGAGCACGGTGTCGCGGGCCATGGCCAAGCTCAGGAACGCGCTGGGGCGCCGTACCTCCTGA
- a CDS encoding radical SAM protein, with product MSAGMGLRGDRIHRYVNAFCPHCHGQDLDKVERLSGYLAERDGKVWLERGCREHGLISTLYDEDPEILKYLEEWTAPTKQHVPDISGNFRPIPSAYLHGLPEMQTQHTCILLEDIAEACNLRCPTCFADSSPDLTGIVPVRDVLANVDQRLERENGKLDVLMLSGGEPTLHPELKALLTELEARPITRILINTNGVLIARDDSLLDLLTEHRERVEIYLQYDGPSAEASKHHRGGDLTRIKAEAISRLSEREIFTTLVMTVALGVNDGEIGEVVRLALDTPYVGGVSIQPQFASGRSAAIDPMDRLTHTGVLKRLGPQTEGLVTWRDLTALPCSHPHCCSVGYLLRDDSSRWRSLTALIGHDRLKENLGLVSNRIADTELPRELRLAVQESLLGLLSEQSSLSHPQIGDVWRTICENCDLGMSTLLALTVRRKKLRRMLGERVVRITVKPFMDISTMIEERLTQCCVHVGTRAEQDQCAPFCAVQAWPQLSRQRLSVVAS from the coding sequence ATGAGCGCAGGCATGGGTCTGCGGGGCGACCGCATCCACAGGTACGTCAACGCGTTCTGCCCGCACTGCCACGGCCAGGACCTCGACAAGGTCGAACGGCTGAGCGGCTATCTGGCCGAGCGCGACGGCAAGGTGTGGTTGGAGCGCGGCTGCCGCGAGCACGGCCTGATCAGCACGTTGTACGACGAAGACCCAGAAATTCTGAAATATCTCGAAGAGTGGACCGCCCCGACGAAGCAGCACGTACCCGATATTTCCGGGAACTTCCGTCCGATTCCCTCCGCCTACCTCCACGGCCTCCCCGAGATGCAGACCCAGCACACCTGCATCCTCCTGGAGGACATCGCCGAAGCCTGCAACCTACGCTGCCCCACCTGCTTCGCCGACAGCTCCCCTGACCTGACCGGCATCGTCCCCGTACGCGACGTCCTCGCGAACGTCGACCAGCGCCTCGAAAGGGAGAACGGCAAGCTCGACGTCCTCATGCTGAGCGGCGGCGAGCCCACGCTCCACCCCGAGCTCAAGGCCCTCCTCACCGAGCTCGAAGCACGGCCGATCACCCGCATCCTGATCAATACCAACGGCGTGCTCATAGCCAGGGACGACTCCCTCCTCGACCTCCTCACGGAGCACAGGGAGCGAGTGGAGATCTACCTCCAGTACGACGGCCCGTCGGCCGAGGCCTCGAAGCACCACCGAGGAGGCGACCTCACCCGTATCAAGGCCGAGGCGATCAGCAGGCTGTCCGAGCGTGAGATCTTCACGACGCTGGTCATGACCGTCGCGCTGGGGGTCAACGACGGTGAGATCGGCGAGGTCGTACGGCTCGCCCTCGACACCCCGTACGTCGGAGGAGTGTCGATCCAGCCCCAGTTCGCGTCGGGCAGATCGGCTGCCATCGACCCCATGGACAGGCTCACCCACACCGGCGTGCTCAAGCGCCTCGGCCCCCAGACCGAAGGCCTGGTGACCTGGCGCGACCTGACCGCCCTGCCCTGCTCCCACCCGCACTGCTGCTCGGTCGGCTACCTCCTCCGCGACGACTCCAGCAGGTGGCGCTCGCTCACGGCGCTGATCGGGCACGACCGGCTCAAGGAGAACCTCGGCCTGGTCTCCAACCGCATCGCCGACACCGAGCTCCCGCGCGAGCTGCGCCTGGCCGTACAGGAGTCCCTGCTCGGCCTGCTGTCGGAGCAGTCGTCGCTGTCGCATCCCCAGATCGGCGACGTGTGGCGGACCATCTGCGAGAACTGCGACCTCGGCATGTCCACCCTGCTCGCCCTGACGGTCAGGCGGAAGAAGCTGCGCAGGATGCTGGGGGAGCGGGTGGTGCGCATCACGGTCAAGCCGTTCATGGACATCTCGACCATGATCGAGGAGCGGCTCACGCAGTGCTGCGTGCACGTGGGGACGCGGGCCGAACAGGACCAGTGCGCGCCGTTCTGCGCCGTGCAGGCCTGGCCGCAGCTCTCCAGGCAGCGGCTGTCGGTGGTGGCGTCGTGA
- a CDS encoding site-specific integrase: protein MAKKPNGRSSIYLGNDGYWHGWVTVGIKPDGSPDRRHRMAKTEAEVTRKVAQLENNRETGQVTKPGRVPTVAEWMTEYLDVICERLVASGKMAPRTLADYRSKTRHWIIPLLGRHRLNRLAPEHLDTAYTTMLDKGLSTSTVLKVHRIISRALKVAVRRDKVTRNVATLVEAPTAAETEIEPLTQEEARRILDVARSRRNGARWSVALALGIRQGEALGLRWSYIDMDTGEIRAWFQVQRQEWRHGCNDPHACGEKWHRRPCHKRCKIHGHRPTCKPGCTQSGHVCYKRPCLKDCTGHADKCPKRTGGGLIFRQRKGKSKLTLQCPPELLAQLKAHRERQDADREKAGERWEDHDLVFPTKYGTPVERTEDWKVWKAILKQAGVRDVRVHDARHTAATLLIEQGVNIRVVQQVLGHTRVTTTERYTHVSTPLMRDAGERLASALWGSP, encoded by the coding sequence ATGGCGAAGAAGCCGAATGGCCGCTCCTCCATCTACCTCGGCAACGACGGGTATTGGCACGGCTGGGTCACCGTGGGCATCAAGCCCGACGGATCTCCTGATCGTCGTCACCGGATGGCCAAAACCGAGGCCGAGGTGACCCGCAAGGTCGCCCAACTGGAAAACAACCGCGAGACCGGACAGGTCACGAAGCCGGGCCGCGTCCCCACCGTCGCCGAGTGGATGACCGAGTACCTCGACGTGATCTGTGAACGCCTGGTGGCGTCGGGCAAGATGGCTCCGCGCACGCTGGCGGACTACCGCTCCAAGACGCGCCACTGGATCATCCCTCTCCTAGGCCGACATCGACTGAACCGGCTCGCCCCTGAACACCTCGACACCGCGTACACGACGATGCTCGACAAGGGCCTGTCCACAAGCACGGTCCTCAAGGTGCACCGGATCATCTCCCGGGCTCTCAAGGTGGCTGTCAGACGCGACAAGGTCACGCGGAACGTGGCCACCCTCGTAGAGGCTCCCACAGCAGCAGAAACCGAGATCGAGCCGCTGACGCAAGAGGAGGCGCGCCGCATCCTCGACGTGGCCAGGTCCAGGAGGAACGGCGCCCGCTGGTCAGTGGCGCTCGCGCTCGGCATCCGGCAGGGTGAGGCCCTCGGGCTCCGCTGGTCGTACATCGACATGGATACGGGCGAGATCCGCGCCTGGTTCCAAGTACAGCGCCAGGAATGGCGACACGGCTGCAACGACCCGCACGCGTGTGGCGAGAAGTGGCACCGCCGACCTTGCCACAAGAGATGCAAGATCCACGGGCACCGGCCGACCTGCAAGCCGGGCTGCACCCAATCTGGCCATGTCTGCTACAAGCGGCCCTGCCTCAAGGACTGCACCGGACACGCGGACAAGTGCCCCAAGCGCACCGGCGGCGGGCTGATCTTTCGGCAGCGCAAGGGCAAGAGCAAGCTCACCCTCCAGTGCCCGCCCGAACTTCTCGCCCAGCTCAAGGCACACCGTGAGAGACAGGACGCTGACCGGGAGAAGGCGGGAGAACGATGGGAAGATCACGACCTGGTGTTCCCCACAAAGTACGGCACTCCCGTCGAGCGCACTGAGGACTGGAAGGTCTGGAAGGCCATCCTCAAGCAGGCCGGCGTCCGGGACGTCCGAGTCCACGACGCCCGGCACACTGCCGCGACGCTCCTCATAGAGCAGGGTGTGAACATCCGGGTGGTACAGCAGGTCCTCGGTCACACCCGAGTGACCACCACTGAGCGCTACACCCACGTATCCACACCCTTGATGCGTGATGCAGGGGAGCGGCTCGCCTCCGCTCTCTGGGGAAGTCCCTAG
- a CDS encoding SigE family RNA polymerase sigma factor, with the protein MEDFDEFVRARGDALLRYGYVLSGDSEDAADLVQEALARLGDAWSRVRNKDDPEGYVRTTMVRLHIKSWRRRRRENLVADVPEHGEPDRYGDADLWSELQGLPRKQRAVLVLRYYEDLSDQEIADILGISRGTVRSQAARALDKLRIKRVLQEAR; encoded by the coding sequence GTGGAAGACTTCGACGAGTTCGTCCGAGCCCGGGGCGACGCGCTCCTCCGGTACGGCTACGTGCTGTCCGGTGATTCCGAGGACGCGGCCGATCTCGTACAGGAGGCGCTGGCCCGCCTCGGCGACGCCTGGTCCCGCGTGCGCAACAAGGACGACCCCGAGGGGTACGTTCGCACGACCATGGTCAGGCTGCACATCAAGTCGTGGCGCAGGCGGCGCAGGGAGAACCTGGTCGCCGACGTCCCGGAGCACGGCGAGCCCGACCGGTACGGCGACGCCGACCTGTGGTCCGAACTCCAGGGGTTGCCCCGCAAGCAGCGGGCCGTACTCGTGCTGCGTTACTACGAGGACCTGTCGGACCAGGAGATCGCCGACATCCTCGGCATCTCCCGTGGAACCGTACGCAGCCAGGCGGCCCGTGCCCTGGACAAGCTCCGCATCAAGCGAGTGCTGCAGGAGGCACGATGA
- a CDS encoding MarR family winged helix-turn-helix transcriptional regulator, whose translation MDFDDPRLTAIGLLAEAHTGLMARLQPALSAARLSEVDFETVIRLARSPGQRLRMSDLAAQTELSTSGVTRVVDRLEREGLVARAACSSDRRASYAVLTDAGRTRLESVLPQHLKDIEEWFTGLLAEGELEVFLTTLRKIRDVVRPCATAGAHDTYETEDA comes from the coding sequence ATGGATTTTGACGACCCACGCTTGACGGCCATTGGACTTCTGGCGGAGGCGCACACCGGGCTGATGGCCAGGCTCCAGCCGGCGCTCAGCGCCGCGAGGCTGTCGGAGGTCGATTTCGAGACCGTCATCAGGCTGGCCCGCTCGCCGGGGCAGCGACTGCGGATGAGCGATCTGGCCGCGCAGACCGAGTTGTCGACGAGCGGGGTGACCAGGGTCGTCGACCGGCTCGAGCGGGAAGGGCTGGTGGCCAGGGCGGCGTGCTCCAGTGACCGGCGGGCCTCCTACGCCGTGCTCACCGACGCCGGGCGGACGCGGCTGGAGTCCGTGCTGCCGCAGCACCTGAAGGACATCGAAGAGTGGTTCACCGGCCTGCTGGCCGAGGGCGAGCTGGAGGTGTTCCTGACCACGCTGAGAAAGATCAGGGACGTCGTACGGCCATGCGCCACGGCCGGCGCGCATGACACGTACGAGACAGAAGACGCATAA